One window of Toxotes jaculatrix isolate fToxJac2 chromosome 19, fToxJac2.pri, whole genome shotgun sequence genomic DNA carries:
- the LOC121199314 gene encoding jun dimerization protein 2-like: protein MMPGQIPDPSLAAGSLPSLGPLAGISATTLTDQLKLADFRQLGTMLSPLHFLGRLGKRPLAIKTEMDEDEERRKRRREKNKVAAARCRNKKKERTDFLQRESERLEMVNSELKAQIEELRLERQQLMVMLNLHRPTCIVRTDSVKTPESEANPLLEQLSSDNK from the exons ATGATGCCGGGACAGATACCTGACCCTTCGCTGGCGGCGGGCTCTCTGCCCAGCCTGGGCCCGCTGGCGGGCATCTCGGCCACCACACTCACTGATCAACTCAAGCTGGCTGATTTCCGCCAGCTAGGCACCATGTTGTCCCCGCTGCATTTCCTGGGCAGGCTGGGGAAGAGGCCGCTGGCCATCAAGACAGAG atggatgaagatgaagaaaggaggaaacggagacgagaaaaaaacaaagtagcAGCAGCACGATGCCGAAACAAAAAGAAGGAACGGACTGACTTCCTTCAAAGG GAATCAGAGCGTCTGGAAATGGTGAACTCGGAGCTGAAGGCCCAGATCGAGGAGCTCCGTCTGGAGAGGCAGCAGCTAATGGTGATGCTCAACCTCCACCGGCCCACCTGCATTGTGAGGACCGATAGCGTCAAAACACCCGAGAGCGAGGCCAACCCCTTGCTGGAGCAGCTGTCCTCTGACAACAAGTGA
- the LOC121199315 gene encoding proto-oncogene c-Fos-like, giving the protein MHPDSSTEFDSSSSCSTASPGGDTPGCSQHPPDSLSSSVDSAKDGETSAAESFVPTVTAISTSPDLRWMVQPTVITSVSPSSGRAKTKTHGATQPSCPAGANKAKPSSRKGQREQPSKEEEERRRIRRERNKIAAAKCRNRRRELIDTLQAETDKLEEEKSALQTEIADLLKEKERLEQVLTSHKPSCKLPAHDEEEDDNEDDVNTMLQDPPASPQLLSILENGKTPESNTTIGEAPVGQDMDDVSCIPAAAILGNSNILLCSSAEEGALEDLKGDDLDDLVPSLEMAVTSETAASVPDIDLSGPFCLSDWETLYKSVANDLESLSTPVMSSSPTCSNYRTVFSFNYSEIDSFAEGCESLKGSLGASELMKDSLNSPTLLAL; this is encoded by the exons ATGCATCCAGACTCCAGCACTGAGTTCGACTCATCGTCCAGCTGTAGCACAGCATCGCCTGGTGGGGACACCCCTGGGTGCAGCCAGCATCCTCCTGACTCGCTTTCATCATCAGTGGACAGCGCCAAG gatgGTGAGACCAGTGCAGCAGAATCCTTTGTTCCGACCGTGACTGCAATCTCAACCTCGCCGGATCTAAGGTGGATGGTGCAGCCGACAGTCATCACATCTGTCTCTCCGTCCTCCGGCCGTGCGAAGACCAAAACTCACGGCGCGACCCAGCCGTCTTGCCCGGCAGGTGCAAACAAGGCGAAGCCCTCCAGCAGGAAAGGGCAGAGAGAGCAG CCTtcaaaagaggaggaggaaaggaggaggatcAGAAGGGAGAGGAACAAAATTGCTGCAGCAAAGTGTCGTAACAGACGGAGGGAGCTGATAGACACTCTACAAGCT GAAACCGACAAGCTCGAGGAAGAGAAGTCTGCCCTCCAGACGGAGATAGCAGACCtgctgaaggagaaggagagactgGAGCAGGTCTTAACCTCCCACAAACCATCCTGCAAACTCCCTGCacatgatgaggaggaggacgatAATGAAGATGACGTTAACACAATGCTGCAGGATCCCCCAGCCTCCCCACAGCTACTGTCCATTTTAGAGAATGGAAAAACACCAGAGAGCAACACGACAATTGGAGAAGCCCCTGTTGGTCAAGACATGGATGATGTCTCTTGCATTCCTGCAGCAGCCATTTTGGGGAACTCCAACATCCTCCTGTGTTCAAGTGCAGAAGAGGGGGCTCTGGAGGACTTAAAAGGAGATGACCTGGATGACTTGGTGCCCAGCCTGGAGATGGCAGTGACTTCTGAAACGGCTGCGTCTGTCCCTGACATAGATCTGAGCGGCCCCTTCTGCCTCTCAGACTGGGAAACCCTGTACAAGTCCGTGGCGAATGACCTTGAATCTTTGAGCACGCCAGTCATGTCTTCCAGTCCTACTTGTAGCAATTACCgcacagtgttttcctttaattaCTCTGAGATTGATTCCTTTGCTGAGGGCTGTGAGAGCCTCAAAGGCAGCCTCGGCGCGTCTGAGTTAATGAAAGATAGTCTTAACTCTCCAACACTTCTGGCCTTGTGA
- the fosab gene encoding v-fos FBJ murine osteosarcoma viral oncogene homolog Ab, whose amino-acid sequence MMFTGFNAECDSSSRCSTASPSGDNLGYYPSPAGSYSSMGSPQSQDFTDLTASSASFIPTVTAISTSPDLQWMVQPLISSVAPSHRAHPYSSNPSPAYSRPAMRSASSKAHNSTKRGRMEQMTPEEEEKRRIRRERNKQAAAKCRNRRRELTDTLQAETDQLEDEKSSLQNDIANLLKEKERLEFILAAHQPICKIPSELDTDFPVISSATSCLSTEVSSQPQTTITEASSITSSRPTFTSSSNSIFSSSSSVLSTATVSSSTVKMTDLDASVLEESLDLLAKTEMETARSVPEVDLSNSLYTTQDWEPLHASANNNDFEPLCTPVVTCTPACTTYTSSFVFTFPEAETFPTCGIAHRRGSSSNDQSSDSLSSPTLLAL is encoded by the exons ATGATGTTCACTGGTTTCAACGCGGAGTGCGATTCTTCCTCCCGCTGCAGCACCGCTTCCCCGTCCGGGGACAATCTGGGATACTATCCGTCACCGGCGGGATCTTACTCAAGCATGGGATCTCCTCAGTCTCAG GATTTCACTGACCTGACAGCATCAAGTGCCTCCTTCATCCCCACTGTCACAGCCATTTCGACAAGCCCAGATCTGCAGTGGATGGTCCAGCCTTTGATCTCCTCGGTGGCCCCTTCTCACAGAGCTCACCCCTACAGCTCCAACCCCAGCCCTGCCTACTCCAGACCAGCCATGAGGTCTGCATCATCCAAGGCTCACAACTCTACCAAGAGGGGCAGAATGGAACAG ATGAcacctgaggaggaagagaagagaagaattcgcagagagagaaataagcaGGCAGCAGCAAAATGCCGCAACAGGAGGCGGGAGCTTACAGACACTCTGCAAGCT GAAACTGATCAGCTGGAGGATGAGAAGTCCAGCCTGCAGAATGACATTGCCAATCTtctgaaggagaaggagaggctTGAGTTCATTTTGGCTGCCCACCAGCCCATCTGCAAAATCCCCTCAGAGCTGGACACAGACTTCCCCGTGATCTCTTCTGCCACATCCTGCCTCTCCACTGAGGTGTCTTCCCAGCCCCAGACCACCATAACTGAAGCATCCAGCATCACTTCCAGCCGGCCAACCTTCACCTCAAGCTCTAACTCAAtcttctccagcagcagctccgtCCTCTCCACCGCCACCGTCTCCAGCAGCACGGTCAAGATGACAGACCTCGACGCCTCCGTCCTGGAGGAGTCTCTGGATCTCCTGGcgaagacagagatggagacagcGCGGTCAGTGCCAGAGGTTGACCTGTCTAACTCTCTCTACACAACTCAGGACTGGGAGCCCCTTCACGCCTCAGCCAACAACAATGACTTTGAGCCCCTGTGCACACCTGTGGTGACCTGCACCCCTGCCTGCACCACCTACACGTCTTCATTTGTGTTTACCTTCCCAGAGGCAGAGACCTTCCCCACTTGTGGCATCGCCCAcaggagaggaagcagcagcaacGACCAGTCCTCTGACTCCCTCAGCTCACCAACCCTGCTGGCCCTTTAA